The Candidatus Bathyarchaeota archaeon genome window below encodes:
- a CDS encoding ABC transporter permease produces the protein MNPSDILRLVVRAVTERRLRSTLTILGIVIGPAAMVAIIGATKGFTHVITEQLTSLGQNTVIVFPTKDYKLTYSDVLKIRRIPFISHVTPFYQASGELRKPDGEKVRVTIYAFDLVILTKVIAGLEVEEGRIPPARAYASCVLGSDIAFSEKTGARLYKPGAALTVKMPVIEDDSVTVKNLNFIVSAVLKPYGTMMVVNPDKSIFLPLNAGKALLAQQYYTGIFIVVRDVDRVEDVVSRVRDMYGDYVEVISIKQIAKTVSNIIHVLDVLLFSTSSVSFAVAVTGIMATMFTSVMERTREIGIMKAVGFTSRQIMILMLSESLFMSVVGGVTGVAVGAVGAYILTGRTLAFAENITFTAKPAITPDLVAEALLMAVSVGVVGGILPAFRASRLPPVEALRYE, from the coding sequence TTGAACCCCTCAGACATCCTCAGGCTGGTCGTGAGGGCGGTGACCGAGCGTAGACTACGTTCAACCCTGACGATCCTAGGGATAGTCATAGGCCCTGCGGCTATGGTCGCCATAATCGGGGCCACCAAAGGCTTCACCCATGTGATCACGGAGCAGCTAACCTCTCTAGGTCAGAACACGGTCATAGTGTTCCCTACTAAAGACTACAAGCTAACGTACTCGGATGTACTTAAGATCAGGCGTATACCGTTCATATCGCATGTGACACCTTTCTACCAGGCTTCGGGGGAGCTTAGAAAACCCGACGGTGAAAAGGTTAGGGTGACGATCTACGCGTTCGACTTGGTGATTCTAACGAAGGTTATCGCCGGTCTAGAGGTCGAGGAGGGTAGGATACCTCCCGCTAGGGCCTACGCGTCGTGCGTCTTAGGTTCCGATATCGCGTTCTCGGAGAAAACGGGTGCGAGGCTTTACAAGCCAGGCGCGGCTCTAACGGTTAAGATGCCGGTCATAGAGGATGACTCGGTGACGGTGAAGAATCTCAACTTCATAGTCTCCGCGGTCTTAAAGCCCTACGGGACGATGATGGTCGTCAACCCGGATAAGTCTATATTCCTACCCCTTAACGCCGGTAAGGCTCTGCTAGCTCAGCAATACTACACCGGGATCTTCATAGTGGTCAGAGACGTCGACAGGGTCGAGGACGTGGTCAGCAGGGTTAGGGATATGTACGGAGACTACGTCGAGGTCATATCGATCAAGCAGATCGCTAAAACAGTCAGCAACATCATACACGTGTTAGACGTTCTACTGTTCTCCACTTCGTCGGTAAGCTTCGCCGTGGCCGTTACCGGGATAATGGCTACGATGTTCACCTCCGTTATGGAGAGGACGCGGGAGATAGGTATCATGAAGGCCGTCGGCTTCACGAGCCGGCAGATCATGATACTCATGCTTTCTGAAAGTCTCTTCATGAGCGTAGTAGGAGGGGTAACGGGTGTAGCCGTCGGAGCGGTCGGAGCGTATATACTGACCGGTAGAACCCTCGCCTTCGCAGAGAATATAACCTTCACGGCTAAGCCGGCTATAACACCCGACCTCGTGGCCGAGGCCCTGCTCATGGCCGTCTCCGTCGGTGTGGTCGGAGGGATACTCCCCGCCTTCAGAGCCTCAAGGCTTCCGCCTGTCGAAGCGCTCAGGTATGAGTAA